From a single Nicotiana tabacum cultivar K326 chromosome 8, ASM71507v2, whole genome shotgun sequence genomic region:
- the LOC107813555 gene encoding small ribosomal subunit protein uS2, with translation MAAEGRTLSTKEADIQMMLAAEVHLGTKNCDFQMERYVFKRRNDGIYIINLGKTWEKLQMAARVIVAIENPKDIIVQSARPYGQRAVLKFAQYTGANAIAGRHTPGTFTNQLQTSYSEPRLLILTDPRTDHQPIKEAALGNIPTIAFCDTDSPMRYVDIGIPANNKGKHSIGVLFWLLGRMVLQMRGSINQGHKWDVMVDLFFYREPEEAKEQQEEEAPAIDYADYSAGAALGGDWSSSQIPEAQWTGDAAPSGPVVASGWSGEGVAEGGGWDTAAAPVPVPVPDAAPTAGATGWE, from the exons ATGGCGGCGGAAGGAAGAACACTGTCGACAAAAGAAGCCGACATACAGATGATGTTGGCTGCCGAAGTCCACCTCGGAACTAAGAATTGTGACTTCCAAATGGAACGTTACGTCTTCAAGCGCCGCAACGACG GTATCTACATCATTAACCTCGGAAAGACATGGGAAAAGCTTCAAATGGCTGCCAGGGTAATTGTTGCTATTGAGAATCCTAAGGACATAATTGTGCAATCTGCCAGGCCGTATGGGCAGAGAGCTGTCTTGAAGTTTGCGCAATATACTGGTGCAAATGCAATTGCTGGACGTCATACCCCTGGAACTTTTACCAACCAGCTTCAGACCTCATACAGTGAGCCAAGACTCTTGATTCTCACTGATCCAAGAACCGATCATCAG CCAATCAAAGAGGCTGCGCTTGGGAACATCCCAACTATTGCTTTCTGTGACACTGACTCTCCAATGCGCTATGTTGACATTGGTATCCCTGCTAATAACAAAGGAAAGCATAGTATTGGTGTTCTTTTCTGGCTCTTAGGAAGGATGGTACTGCAGATGCGGGGTTCCATTAACCAAGGACATAAATGGGATGTCATG GTCGATCTCTTCTTTTACAGAGAGCCTGAAGAGGCTAAGGAGCAACAGGAGGAGGAAGCCCCTGCAATCGATTATGCAGACTACTCTGCTGGTGCTGCCCTTGGTGGTGACTGGTCTAGTAGCCAAATCCCCGAGGCCCAGTGGACTGGAGATGCTGCACCTTCTGGTCCAGTAGTTGCTAGTGGTTGGTCTGGTGAAGGAG TGGCTGAAGGAGGAGGCTGGGATACTGCAGCTGCACCTGTTCCAGTTCCTGTGCCAGATGCCGCCCCTACTGCTGGCGCCACAGGCTGGGAATGA
- the LOC107762716 gene encoding putative aquaporin TIP3-2, which translates to MQPPRRYAFGRVDEATHPDSMRATLSEFLSTFIFVFAGEGSALALDKLYPDTALGASRLTAIALAHALSLFAAVASSMNVSGGHINPAVTFGALVGGRISVLRAVYYWVAQLLGAVVASALLRLATDGLRPLGFGVAAGVGNLNALVMEIVMTFGLVYTVYATAIDPKRGSLGIIAPLAIAFIVGANIFVGGPFEGASMNPARAFGPALVGWRWRNHWIYWLGPFIGAAIAGLIYEFGLIQSEIAPIHTHHQPLAPEDY; encoded by the exons ATGCAGCCACCTCGCAGATATGCCTTTGGGAGGGTGGATGAGGCCACGCACCCTGATTCCATGCGAGCCACCTTGTCCGAGTTCCTCTCTACCTTCATCTTCGTCTTTGCTGGGGAAGGCTCTGCTCTTGCTCTTG ATAAGTTGTATCCCGACACAGCTTTAGGAGCATCAAGATTGACGGCCATCGCACTGGCACATGCACTGTCGCTCTTTGCAGCAGTAGCGTCGAGCATGAACGTCTCGGGCGGACATATTAACCCAGCTGTCACTTTTGGTGCCCTCGTGGGTGGCAGGATTAGCGTTCTTCGTGCTGTCTACTATTGGGTTGCTCAGCTCCTTGGTGCTGTTGTAGCCTCTGCCTTGTTGAGGCTTGCTACTGATGGCTTG AGGCCACTGGGATTCGGAGTAGCAGCAGGAGTTGGCAACTTGAACGCACTTGTGATGGAAATAGTAATGACATTTGGGCTGGTATACACAGTATATGCAACTGCCATTGATCCAAAGAGGGGAAGTTTGGGCATCATTGCACCTCTCGCCATTGCTTTCATAGTTGGGGCTAATATCTTTGTTGGTGGGCCTTTTGAAGGGGCATCCATGAATCCTGCAAGGGCATTTGGGCCTGCTCTTGTGGGCTGGAGGTGGAGGAACCATTGGATCTACTGGTTGGGCCCATTTATAGGTGCAGCCATTGCTGGACTTATCTATGAGTTTGGGCTTATACAATCTGAAATTGCTCCAATCCACACTCACCATCAACCCTTGGCTCCAGAAGATTACTAA